The DNA segment CGGCCTCCACGATGCCCTCGGCGGGGCGGCCGTTCTTGATGACGATCTGTGCCGCAAGGCCCTTGGCCCCCAGCGACTCGGCGACCTTCTTCATCTGGCCTTTGGCCTCGGTGGCCAGACTGCTGGCGACCATTTCACACTCTTCGCTGGACAGCTCCTCCGAGGCCAGACACAGGTCCGGCACCACGGTGACGATGTCCAGCCTTCCACCGAATTTGCCGGATATCTGAATGGCCACATCCAAAGCCTTGGATGCCTGAACAGAACCGTCGTGAGCCACAAGCACGTTCATACTACGACCTCCTCTCGTGTTGGCGCGGGCGTTTCCGGCAATCGGCAATCCGGCGGCGGGCATGCGCGCTCCGCGATATCCGGATCGGGTCCTCTGCTCATCTCTCGCTCGACCGGCCTGGCGCGCGGGCGCGCCTCTTCGAGGCCGGGCAGTCCTCTCCACAAAGCAATCCCGATGCCAACGAATCGTAACATGTCAACATGCTAAAATTACATGACATTTCCAACCAAACACTGTGACGAGGTGCTAACAGGCGCGCCACTGATGCCAACAGGCGTTAGCACCTTGCTGCACGCTTGCCACATTTTACAAAAACGTTAATACTTTTCTTCACGAACTTTTCAGGTTACACGCGCGTCGCACCAGGCACAGCGACAAGGCACCATGGAACACACCGCCCGCTCGAACCAGCCCACCGGCGACCAGTCCGGCTACTTCTGGAATCTCTTCACCAAGATTCCGGAGGCGGTCTGTCTGGTCGACATCCACGACACCATCATTTCGGCCAACAAAGCCTTCGAGAACCTGTTCGGCTATTCCAACCGGGAGATCGCAGGAAAAAGCCTGCGCGGGCTCATCATCCCTCCCGG comes from the Fundidesulfovibrio putealis DSM 16056 genome and includes:
- a CDS encoding universal stress protein, producing the protein MNVLVAHDGSVQASKALDVAIQISGKFGGRLDIVTVVPDLCLASEELSSEECEMVASSLATEAKGQMKKVAESLGAKGLAAQIVIKNGRPAEGIVEAARELKSELIVVGSHGKHGAAKLFLGSVSSRVAEMADVNTLIVK